The following nucleotide sequence is from Candidatus Omnitrophota bacterium.
ATGGAAGTCATAGATACATCTGTAGGAATTTCGATTTTCTTTGTTTTGGAGAGTTCTTCAAAGTAATGGACAGGCGAAGATTTTACCGGGATATCTATCTCTTTTTCAATTACTTTGTTCAGTTCATTAATTATACTTGCTCCGGTTAAGAATATTTTAGCCGGTTTCTTATTAGCCTCTTCATTATAGAATATAAGCAGCGATTGTTTAATCTCTCCTAAGAGTTTCATAAGCCCTATATCATCTTTTGCTGCGATTGGATTTGCTCCTACGGGTATATTTCTTGAGAAGAGTAAGCCTTGTTTCGAGAAAACCAGGAAATCTGTATATGCAGAATCAATATCAAGGATTGCGTAGAAGTCGGTTTGATTTATTTCTGCCTTGTGGTTATCTAAAATCCATTGCAAGCTTTGATAGGAACTAAGCGCTATATTATCAGTGAAAAGCCCAGCTTTATCTAATACATTGGTTTGGCGCCTTAAAGCGTCAATTTGGATTATTGCTAAAATCACCTTTGAGTAACCCATTTCATCAACGCCGGATAGTTTGTAAGAGAAAATTATTTCTTCTCTTTTGTAAGGGACGACTCTTGCGATATGCAGCTCTATCATCTGAGATATCTCTTGAGGGTTTTGAGAAGGTAAGTGTAAATTTCTCACGGTTACAAAATCGCGAGGAATAGCGATAGAGACTGTGTTTGCTTTTATCTTTTCTTGCCTGATAATCCCTGAGATTCTGCTTGCTATCTGTTCGTCGGTAAGGGCACTTATAGATTCAACGATGCAGTTGGTAACAGTGGTTTGAGTTGCCAATGATTTCGTAGCAATGATTTTAAGGTACTGTTTATTGATTTCTATTGCGACAGATGTGCTCATATTAGTGCACCATTTGCGTAATTTGGAATGTTGGAAGTAATATGGCTAAAACGATTGTCCCTAGGATAACCCCCATTACCAGAATCATTAAAGGCTCAATTAGAGAAGTAATAAGCGCGATATCGGCTTCAATTTCCCGATTATAGGAATTATAAATTTCATCAAGCACGTCACTTAGCGTCCCTGATTCTTCTCCTACTGCAATCATCTTTGTAAAGAATTTCGGTAAGCTGGTGTAGTTCTCGGCACTTTTAGAAATCGTTTGTCCGGAAGCCACCTCTTTACAGACTTTTTTAAGCTCATCCTTTAAGGCTGGGTCTGAAATTGTAGGGATTGATACTTCTAATGATTTAAGTGCAGGGACTCCGCTTTTAATTAATAATCCGAAAGCACGCGAAAAATATGCAAGGTCTTGGTTCCTGCTTAATCTTTTAATGATAGGTAACTTAGTCCTTATCTTTACTAATATGTTAATAAAAGTAGAAGTTCCTTTTTTAAAATAGATAT
It contains:
- the pilM gene encoding pilus assembly protein PilM translates to MSTSVAIEINKQYLKIIATKSLATQTTVTNCIVESISALTDEQIASRISGIIRQEKIKANTVSIAIPRDFVTVRNLHLPSQNPQEISQMIELHIARVVPYKREEIIFSYKLSGVDEMGYSKVILAIIQIDALRRQTNVLDKAGLFTDNIALSSYQSLQWILDNHKAEINQTDFYAILDIDSAYTDFLVFSKQGLLFSRNIPVGANPIAAKDDIGLMKLLGEIKQSLLIFYNEEANKKPAKIFLTGASIINELNKVIEKEIDIPVKSSPVHYFEELSKTKKIEIPTDVSMTSISEVCIDKGIHGLTFILPEIQIKKTLREKTKEMLVLGISLIYLFSIVCAIFLGKIYNQQTYLNRIDVLLGVIDKEAKELINQAKKTEVIKNYLSERKKPLFIMNQLLKVVPEEIALNFIGIDDKNTITLRGQAFQLSDVFRFINLLEKSNYFSDVQTKYTRKRRVKDKEITDFEIAFKLPNK